A window of the Teredinibacter franksiae genome harbors these coding sequences:
- the icmH gene encoding type IVB secretion system protein IcmH/DotU, producing MSNNDKTVFRQPTPGGDRSGGDRTVMRPRPGAARGGQRAGAGQGQNVPRHTSAAPVADVQAADFAKGKGLNPLVNLASTLIAVYEKTRHSMTHVDPAGLHNRLCNELRTFEAGAREAGIRQEITLSARYILCSMLDESVLNTPWGSESAWAQRTLLSVFHNETSGGEKFFQILDRMRQSPAENIDMLEFFYVCLSMGFEGKYRLMARGRDAIEQIRDDLFTIIRRYRGEYERDLATSWQGLGKTSKTLAEYVPVWVAVTVVVALMLFGFSGFRYWLWERATPVVEQLDVIVAEQPEETKNTQNK from the coding sequence TGGCGGAGACCGCACAGTTATGCGTCCGCGACCGGGTGCCGCACGCGGTGGTCAGCGAGCGGGAGCAGGGCAGGGGCAGAATGTTCCTCGGCATACCTCAGCCGCACCCGTGGCCGATGTACAAGCGGCGGATTTTGCCAAGGGTAAAGGCCTAAACCCGCTGGTTAATCTGGCCAGTACCTTGATTGCCGTATACGAAAAAACGCGACATTCCATGACCCATGTTGACCCCGCCGGGTTGCACAACCGTCTCTGTAATGAGTTGCGCACGTTTGAAGCCGGGGCGCGAGAGGCGGGTATTCGTCAGGAAATTACGCTTTCTGCCCGTTACATACTGTGCTCGATGCTCGATGAATCCGTTTTAAATACACCTTGGGGAAGCGAGAGCGCATGGGCGCAGCGAACACTGCTTTCTGTGTTCCACAACGAAACATCGGGCGGCGAAAAGTTTTTCCAAATTTTAGACCGCATGCGGCAATCGCCTGCCGAAAATATCGATATGCTCGAGTTTTTTTACGTGTGCTTAAGCATGGGCTTTGAGGGCAAATACCGTTTAATGGCAAGGGGGCGAGATGCAATTGAGCAAATTCGTGATGACTTGTTTACCATTATTCGTCGTTACCGAGGTGAATACGAACGCGATCTAGCCACCAGTTGGCAGGGGTTGGGCAAAACCAGTAAAACACTCGCTGAGTATGTGCCTGTTTGGGTAGCGGTAACGGTAGTAGTTGCTTTAATGCTGTTTGGGTTTTCAGGGTTTCGTTATTGGTTGTGGGAACGAGCAACCCCTGTTGTTGAGCAGCTGGACGTTATTGTTGCAGAGCAACCCGAAGAAACGAAAAACACCCAGAATAAATAA